Proteins from a genomic interval of Heteronotia binoei isolate CCM8104 ecotype False Entrance Well chromosome 7, APGP_CSIRO_Hbin_v1, whole genome shotgun sequence:
- the LOC132575574 gene encoding LOW QUALITY PROTEIN: transcription factor GATA-5-like (The sequence of the model RefSeq protein was modified relative to this genomic sequence to represent the inferred CDS: inserted 1 base in 1 codon), with protein sequence MYQSLALAANPGQLAYSHNSNNFLHSPPSPAVYVSTSQVPSMLQSLPNLQSCEPAHQSHPLSGHPGWAQAAGANASHFNANSPHPPSSFSYSHSPPLGGNAGREGSYQSLLLLSAGGRDQYGNALVHSVNGSYAGPYPGTYVSLTEMLPSWTVGHFESSVLHSLQTRQGTLPCRRSTFEYLEEFPGDGRECVNCGAMSTPLWRKDGTRHYLCNTCGLYHKMNGINRLLIKPQKRLSSSRWAGLCYTNCHTTNTTLWRQNAEGEPICNACGLYMKLHGVXRPLAMKKESIHTRKRKPKNIAKGKSSTGSTTSTTDSPSSITNSESTITLKTEPTVTSLLKKKTQRMWVLC encoded by the exons ATGTACCAGAGTTTGGCTCTTGCCGCTAACCCCGGCCAGTTGGCGTACTCCCACAACTCCAACAATTTCCTGCATTCACCGCCCAGCCCGGCCGTCTACGTGTCCACCAGCCAGGTACCCTCCATGCTGCAGAGCCTGCCTAACCTGCAGAGTTGTGAACCTGCCCATCAGAGCCATCCCCTGAGTGGCCACCCAGGCTGGGCACAGGCAGCTGGCGCCAATGCATCCCACTTCAATGCCAACAGCCCTCACCCGCCGTCGAGCTTTTCCTATTCTCACAGTCCCCCGTTGGGTGGCAACGCTGGGCGAGAGGGGAGTTACCAAAGCCTGCTCTTGCTCTCTGCCGGCGGCCGTGACCAGTATGGCAATGCCCTGGTGCACTCGGTCAATGGATCCTATGCTGGTCCTTACCCTGGCACCTACGTCAGCCTCACAGAGATGCTGCCGTCTTGGACAGTGGGGCACTTTGAAAGCAGCGTCTTGCACAGCCTCCAGACACGGCAGGGGACCTTGCCTTGCAGGAGATCCACGTTTGAGTATTTGGAAGAATTCCCAGGCGATGGCAGAGAATGTGTCAACTGCGGGGCTATGTCCACCCCGCTCTGGAGGAAGGACGGCACTAGGCACTACCTGTGTAACACCTGTGGGCTCTATCACAAAATGAATGGCATTAACCGGCTTCTCATCAAACCACAGAAAAGACTGTCCTCCTCAAGATGGGCAGGTCTCTGTTACACCAACTGTCATACCACCAATACGACGCTCTGGAGACAAAATGCCGAGGGGGAGCCCATATGCAACGCGTGTGGATTATACATGAAACTCCATGGGG CAAGGCCTCTGGCAATGAAGAAGGAAAGCATCCACACAAGGAAGAGGAAACCTAAAAATATAGCCAAAGGCAAATCTTCAACAGGGTCCACCACTTCAACCACCGATTCTCCTTCTTCCATTACAAACTCTGAAAGCACCATTACTTTAAAAACAGAACCcactgtgacatcacttttgaAGAAAAAGACACAAAGGATGTGGGTTTTGTGTTAA